From Terriglobia bacterium, one genomic window encodes:
- a CDS encoding ABC transporter permease, whose product MNTYPLEAGSDGALSTVMPAGRLFRAYLTEAKYECVRMFRVPAFAGPFLALPVLLYLLFAVLLYGPALRSEPAGALFTFTAFSILGVIGPGLFAFGITIAMEREQGLFTLKRALPTPPAAYLLSKMLMSMMFVAIVMVTMIAAAPLGHLRLTAGQLLSVAVINIWGALPFCAIGLFIGTRVTGKSAPGFVNLVYFPMLYLSGFLIPLPKSIQWIAFASPAYYLNQLVRRVEGASSQGPPLMHIAILTGFTLALTAIALRRLKRVG is encoded by the coding sequence ATGAATACCTATCCACTGGAAGCCGGCAGCGATGGAGCCCTCAGCACCGTGATGCCTGCGGGCCGACTGTTTCGAGCGTATCTCACCGAAGCAAAGTACGAGTGTGTGCGCATGTTCCGAGTCCCGGCGTTCGCGGGGCCGTTCCTGGCGCTCCCGGTCCTCCTTTACCTGCTCTTTGCCGTGCTTCTCTACGGCCCTGCTTTGCGGAGCGAGCCCGCGGGAGCCCTGTTCACCTTTACGGCCTTTTCCATCCTGGGCGTGATCGGACCCGGACTGTTCGCGTTTGGCATCACGATCGCCATGGAACGCGAGCAGGGGCTGTTCACCCTCAAGCGTGCCCTGCCCACACCTCCGGCGGCCTACCTGCTTTCAAAGATGCTCATGTCCATGATGTTTGTCGCCATCGTCATGGTCACCATGATCGCTGCCGCCCCCCTCGGCCATTTGCGCCTGACTGCGGGACAACTCTTGAGTGTCGCCGTCATCAACATCTGGGGGGCGCTGCCGTTTTGTGCGATCGGGCTGTTTATTGGGACCCGGGTCACAGGCAAGAGCGCGCCGGGCTTTGTGAATCTCGTTTATTTTCCGATGCTTTATCTTTCGGGATTTCTTATCCCGCTTCCGAAGTCCATACAGTGGATCGCGTTTGCCTCGCCCGCATATTACTTAAACCAATTGGTGCGCCGTGTGGAGGGCGCGTCGAGTCAAGGCCCGCCCCTCATGCATATCGCCATTCTTACCGGCTTCACTTTGGCTCTGACGGCGATCGCCCTCCGGCGTCTGAAGCGCGTGGGTTAA